One genomic segment of Campylobacter sp. includes these proteins:
- a CDS encoding amino acid ABC transporter permease: MAVGLYFTYPELSEAQKISYAKSYGITLILTSGGIVIGIALGFMLAFLKFLNNKFLSFIIDEYVDIIRGTPIVIQLMVFVFIIFATWSNNIAAAIFALGLNSSAYVAEIVRSGINSVDRGQMEAARAMGLGYGTAMKEIVFPQAIKNILPALANEFISLFKETSVVGLVAITDLTFFSKSMQAALYTVQPILFAAVLYYASVKFFSFLVKMLESRLNRND; this comes from the coding sequence ATCGCCGTGGGGCTTTATTTCACTTATCCCGAACTGAGCGAAGCGCAAAAAATTTCATACGCCAAAAGTTACGGCATCACTCTTATTTTGACCTCCGGCGGCATTGTGATCGGTATCGCATTAGGATTTATGCTGGCATTTTTAAAATTTCTAAACAATAAATTTCTAAGCTTCATTATCGACGAATACGTAGATATCATCCGCGGAACTCCAATCGTTATCCAGCTTATGGTGTTCGTGTTTATTATCTTTGCTACGTGGAGCAATAATATCGCAGCTGCAATCTTTGCGCTGGGGCTTAATAGCTCAGCCTACGTCGCGGAGATCGTACGCAGCGGCATAAACAGCGTCGATCGCGGCCAGATGGAAGCTGCGCGCGCGATGGGGCTAGGCTACGGCACGGCGATGAAAGAGATCGTCTTTCCGCAGGCGATAAAAAACATTTTGCCCGCGCTTGCGAATGAGTTTATTAGCCTTTTTAAAGAAACCTCGGTCGTGGGTCTCGTAGCAATTACCGATCTTACGTTTTTTTCAAAAAGCATGCAGGCGGCACTTTATACCGTCCAGCCGATACTTTTTGCCGCAGTGCTTTACTATGCAAGCGTGAAATTTTTCTCGTTTTTAGTAAAAATGCTAGAAAGTAGGTTAAACCGCAATGATTGA
- a CDS encoding amino acid ABC transporter ATP-binding protein, whose protein sequence is MIEISNLTKSYGNLSVLKGISKSINKGDIVAIIGPSGGGKSTFLRCLNLLEIPSGGTIKIDGEDITDKHTDINKIRRKVSMVFQHFNLFANKNVLENLTLAPIKAGIYTKEQAYAKAEELLQKVGLSDKAYTYPHKLSGGQKQRIAIARSLAVNPDVILFDEPTSALDPEMIGEVLGIMKEVAKEGITMLVVTHEMGFARNVANRIFFMEGGNIAVDDTPKNVFENPQNPRLKEFLNKILNH, encoded by the coding sequence ATGATTGAAATATCAAATTTAACCAAATCCTACGGCAATTTATCGGTGTTAAAAGGAATTTCAAAGAGCATAAATAAAGGCGATATCGTAGCGATCATCGGTCCAAGTGGCGGCGGTAAATCGACCTTTTTGCGCTGCTTAAATTTGCTTGAAATTCCAAGCGGCGGCACTATTAAAATAGACGGCGAGGATATTACCGATAAGCACACTGATATTAATAAAATTCGCCGCAAAGTTAGTATGGTGTTTCAGCATTTCAACCTCTTTGCAAATAAAAACGTGCTGGAAAATTTAACTCTAGCGCCCATAAAAGCGGGCATTTATACTAAAGAACAAGCCTACGCAAAAGCAGAGGAGCTACTGCAAAAGGTCGGTCTTAGCGATAAGGCCTATACTTATCCGCACAAGCTTAGCGGTGGGCAAAAGCAACGCATCGCAATCGCTAGAAGTTTGGCGGTAAATCCGGATGTGATTTTATTCGACGAGCCCACTTCGGCGTTAGATCCCGAGATGATCGGCGAGGTATTAGGCATAATGAAAGAGGTCGCTAAAGAGGGCATTACGATGCTTGTGGTAACGCACGAGATGGGCTTTGCACGCAATGTCGCGAATAGGATTTTTTTTATGGAGGGCGGCAATATCGCTGTGGACGATACGCCTAAAAACGTATTTGAAAATCCGCAAAATCCGAGATTGAAAGAATTTTTAAATAAAATTTTAAACCACTAA
- a CDS encoding basic amino acid ABC transporter substrate-binding protein translates to MKKFMRFLVASALLCGSLVAKDITKDTLIVGTNAEYPPFEFVDENSKVTGFDMDLVAELAKRAGVKYEILNMSFDGLIPAIKSGKIDMIASGMSATPDRKKAIDFTNPYYKVENLYIKRKDDSSLNSKADLQGKRLAAQLGTIQELAIRDIKGAEVSATENVFVAVMSLKNKKIDALCVDSSVGYEYLKKNDDLTAFFKESDGSEGFSIAFDKGKYPELLAKFNTALEEMKKDGSYEKLLEKYNLK, encoded by the coding sequence ATGAAAAAATTTATGAGATTTTTAGTTGCGAGCGCTTTGCTTTGCGGTTCGCTAGTCGCTAAAGACATCACCAAAGATACGCTCATCGTAGGCACGAACGCCGAGTATCCGCCGTTTGAGTTCGTGGATGAAAACTCCAAAGTCACGGGCTTTGATATGGATCTGGTAGCCGAGCTTGCAAAGCGAGCGGGCGTGAAATATGAAATTTTAAATATGAGCTTTGACGGGCTAATCCCTGCGATTAAAAGCGGCAAGATCGATATGATCGCCTCGGGTATGAGCGCGACGCCGGATCGCAAAAAGGCGATCGATTTCACCAATCCTTACTACAAGGTCGAAAATTTATATATCAAGCGCAAGGACGATAGCTCGTTAAATTCTAAGGCGGATCTGCAGGGTAAGCGCCTTGCCGCGCAGCTAGGTACCATTCAAGAGCTTGCGATCAGAGATATCAAAGGTGCCGAGGTTAGCGCTACGGAGAACGTTTTTGTAGCCGTCATGTCGCTTAAAAACAAAAAGATCGATGCGCTTTGCGTGGATTCATCCGTAGGCTACGAATATCTTAAGAAAAACGACGATCTAACCGCATTTTTTAAAGAATCCGACGGCAGCGAGGGCTTTTCTATCGCATTTGATAAGGGCAAATATCCCGAGCTACTCGCTAAATTTAATACAGCTCTTGAGGAGATGAAAAAAGACGGAAGCTACGAAAAGCTTTTGGAAAAGTATAATTTAAAATAA
- the thiE gene encoding thiamine phosphate synthase, whose product MSEIYALSDDALTPPQTIFSQIDEILRCGVKLVQYRSKLAAQDEALIRSLIGLCEDYGAKLIINDDATLAKKLGAHGVHIGKDDGETAQVREFLGADKIIGVSCYAGLARAQKAEAQGASYVAFGSLRRSKTKPNALLCPDALVQEARKFLNLPIAVIGGISLENLDEILVLKPDYIAMVEAIYRPASITQNLANLKEKMDEYI is encoded by the coding sequence ATGAGTGAAATTTACGCGCTTAGCGACGATGCCTTAACGCCGCCGCAAACTATCTTTTCGCAGATAGATGAGATTTTACGCTGCGGCGTAAAGCTCGTGCAGTACCGCAGCAAGCTCGCCGCGCAGGATGAAGCTTTAATCCGCTCTCTCATCGGTCTTTGTGAGGATTACGGCGCCAAACTCATCATCAACGACGATGCGACGCTTGCCAAAAAGCTTGGCGCGCACGGCGTGCATATCGGCAAGGACGACGGCGAGACGGCGCAGGTGCGCGAGTTTTTAGGTGCGGATAAGATCATCGGCGTTAGCTGCTACGCTGGTCTTGCTCGCGCGCAAAAGGCCGAAGCGCAGGGCGCTAGCTACGTAGCCTTCGGCTCGCTAAGGCGCAGCAAGACAAAACCTAATGCGCTGCTTTGCCCCGATGCGCTCGTGCAAGAGGCGCGAAAATTTTTAAATCTCCCAATCGCCGTAATCGGCGGGATAAGCTTAGAAAATTTAGATGAAATTTTAGTCCTCAAGCCCGATTATATCGCTATGGTAGAGGCGATCTACAGACCCGCTTCAATTACGCAGAATTTAGCAAATTTAAAGGAAAAAATGGATGAATATATTTGA
- a CDS encoding undecaprenyl-diphosphate phosphatase yields MNIFDAVILGIVEGLTEFLPVSSTGHMILAAKLMGLQQTDTLKCFEVVIQLGSILAVVAMFYKRLLVDFKLWCKLIVGFIPTAAIGFLLYKSIKSLFAPQTVAYALIGWGVIFIAVELFRKVRPREDELEHLDQISYVQAFIIGLSQCFAMVPGTSRSGATIIAGLLCGLSRNLAARFSFLLAIPTMFAATFYDTYKNLDTFAQNSANITTFLVGGVVAFVVALAAIKLFLSFVSKFDFIPFGIYRILIGAIFFIFVF; encoded by the coding sequence ATGAATATATTTGACGCCGTGATTTTAGGCATCGTCGAGGGGCTGACGGAGTTTCTGCCCGTAAGCTCGACCGGGCACATGATCCTGGCCGCAAAACTGATGGGTTTGCAGCAGACCGACACGCTTAAATGCTTCGAGGTCGTTATCCAGCTAGGCTCGATCCTAGCGGTCGTCGCGATGTTTTACAAGCGGCTTTTGGTCGATTTTAAGCTCTGGTGCAAACTTATCGTGGGCTTCATCCCCACTGCAGCGATCGGCTTTTTGCTCTATAAAAGCATCAAATCTCTATTCGCGCCACAGACCGTCGCCTACGCGCTGATCGGCTGGGGCGTTATTTTTATCGCGGTCGAGCTCTTTCGCAAGGTGCGCCCGAGAGAGGACGAGCTAGAACATCTGGATCAAATCTCATACGTTCAGGCCTTCATCATCGGGCTTTCGCAATGTTTTGCGATGGTGCCGGGTACTTCGCGCAGCGGCGCTACCATCATCGCAGGGCTTTTGTGCGGGCTAAGCAGAAACCTAGCCGCGCGCTTTAGCTTCCTACTCGCGATCCCTACGATGTTTGCGGCGACTTTTTACGACACCTATAAAAATTTAGACACCTTCGCGCAAAACTCCGCTAATATCACAACCTTTCTCGTAGGCGGCGTAGTGGCGTTCGTAGTGGCGCTTGCGGCGATCAAGCTATTTCTAAGCTTCGTCTCGAAGTTCGATTTCATCCCGTTTGGAATTTATAGAATTCTAATCGGCGCCATCTTTTTCATCTTCGTTTTTTAA